A window from Cryptomeria japonica chromosome 1, Sugi_1.0, whole genome shotgun sequence encodes these proteins:
- the LOC131036062 gene encoding nucleosome assembly protein 1;4 produces the protein MSKQGGSEDQLSPYNMADLGAALPTGSAALSAEDRAGLVNALKDKLQHLAGQQSDIFDSLSPVVKKRVLSLKELQSKHDELEAKFFEERAALEAKYQKLYEPLYSKRYEIVNGIVDVETKDESQNENSTEENKEEEKGVPEFWLTAMKTNEVLAVQITDRDEGALKYLRDIKWCRIEDPKGFKLDFYFDTNPYFKNSVLTKTYHMIDDDEPILERAIGTEIEWHPGKCLTKKLMKKKPKKGAKNVKPVTKTEQCESFFNFFDPPQVPEDDENIDEETAEQLQDLMEQDYDIGSTIRDKIIPHAVSWFTGEACQLDEFDDGDEGESDDDDEDEEDDDEDEEDDDDDEEEDDEVEDKRRKSRPSAAKKGGIVQRGGGPPGEQPPECKQQ, from the exons CTCTAAGTGCTGAGGATCGTGCTGGTCTGGTTAATGCTTTGAAG GATAAGTTGCAGCACCTAGCTGGGCAGCAATCAGATATTTTTGATTCTCTCTCTCCTGTGGTAAAGAAGAGAGTGCTGTCTCTTAAAGAACTTCAG AGCAAACATGATGAACTTGAAGCTAAGTTCTTCGAGGAGAGAGCTGCTCTGGAAGCTAAATATCAGAAGTTGTATGAACCACTATATTCTAAG AGATATGAAATTGTTAATGGCATAGTGGATGTTGAAACTAAGGATGAGTCCCAGAATGAAAATTCAACtgaagaaaataaggaagaag AGAAAGGAGTTCCTGAGTTTTGGCTGACTGCTATGAAGACAAATGAGGTGCTTGCCGTGCAG ATAACTGACCGAGATGAAGGTGCTCTGAAGTATCTAAGGGATATCAAGTGGTGTAGAATAGAAGATCCAAAAGGTTTCAAGCTTGATTTTTACTTTGATACAAACCCTTACTTCAAGAATTCAGTG TTGACGAAGACCTACCACATGATTGATGATGATGAGCCTATTTTGGAGCGTGCAATAGG GACGGAGATTGAGTGGCACCCAGGAAAATGCTTGACAAAGAAGCTTATGAAGAAGAAGCCAAAGAAAGGAGCAAAGAATGTTAAGCCTGTGACAAAAACTGAACAATGTGAgagctttttcaacttctttgatcCACCACAAGTTCCAGAGGATGATGAAAACATTGATGAAGAGACT GCTGAGCAGCTTCAAGATCTGATGGAGCAGGACTATGACATTGG CTCAACTATCAGGGACAAAATAATTCCCCATGCAGTGTCTTGGTTTACTGGAGAGGCTTGCCAACTGGATGAATTTGATGATGGTGATGAAGGagaatcagatgatgatgatgaggatgaggaagatgatgacgaggatgaggaagatgatgatgatgatgaggaagaggatgatgaagtgGAAGATAAGCGAAGAAAG TCTCGCCCATCTGCAGCCAAG AAAGGGGGTATTGTACAAAGAGGTGGTGGTCCTCCTGGAGAGCAGCCTCCAGAGTGCAAACAACAATAG